The Mesotoga infera genome contains a region encoding:
- a CDS encoding ABC transporter substrate-binding protein: MKKAVLVFLLVLVSMFVFAQKVTLQIEGPAVPYYIPIYMGIELGYFEEEGLEVDYLFGSASDIIRNVAVGNVEFGFPNGEPVITARAQGIPVNVIHTTYQHGLGSTIFLKESAIETPQDLKGKKVAITAYGSPNYVQLQILLKKNGLSLNDIQLEIVGTEAIVPALVNKRVDAICFSMLRTFELRYQGIEVDEFKSDEFLPSFGNVVVTGDKILNENRDLAVRFTRALSRVMAYLSDPENMKEATVVAIAKYAPTYIGREEYMSDILSEIYAGYLWQSEDTEAFGFGFGNVERWQQTIDIMREYDLITTDVNAADFVVPRL; encoded by the coding sequence TTGAAGAAGGCAGTACTTGTGTTTTTATTGGTTCTAGTAAGTATGTTTGTTTTTGCCCAGAAAGTAACCCTGCAAATTGAGGGGCCCGCAGTTCCTTACTACATTCCCATCTACATGGGAATAGAGCTCGGTTATTTTGAAGAGGAAGGTCTTGAAGTAGACTATCTTTTTGGAAGCGCCTCAGACATCATAAGAAACGTAGCAGTTGGAAATGTTGAATTCGGGTTCCCCAATGGCGAACCTGTCATAACGGCAAGAGCTCAGGGAATACCTGTAAATGTTATTCATACTACCTACCAACACGGACTCGGCTCAACTATCTTCCTTAAGGAAAGCGCTATTGAAACACCCCAGGATCTCAAAGGGAAGAAAGTGGCAATAACAGCTTATGGAAGCCCCAATTATGTGCAGCTACAGATTCTTCTGAAGAAAAACGGGCTTTCACTGAATGACATCCAGCTTGAGATTGTGGGAACCGAAGCTATCGTTCCGGCTCTCGTAAACAAGAGAGTAGATGCAATTTGCTTCTCGATGCTCAGAACTTTCGAACTAAGGTATCAGGGAATCGAAGTAGATGAATTCAAGTCAGACGAGTTCCTTCCTTCATTTGGAAACGTTGTGGTAACCGGAGACAAAATCCTGAATGAAAACAGGGATCTGGCTGTTAGGTTCACAAGGGCTTTGAGCAGAGTAATGGCCTATCTCTCAGATCCAGAGAACATGAAGGAAGCCACTGTAGTGGCAATCGCGAAGTATGCGCCAACGTATATTGGCAGAGAGGAATACATGTCCGACATACTCTCCGAGATCTATGCGGGCTACCTATGGCAGAGCGAAGATACCGAAGCCTTTGGATTTGGATTTGGAAACGTTGAAAGATGGCAGCAGACTATCGACATCATGAGAGAGTACGATCTGATAACCACAGATGTCAACGCGGCCGATTTCGTAGTACCAAGACTGTAA
- a CDS encoding ABC transporter permease: MKKNINSKLMSFLFLVAVLVVWKAVVTIFNTPTHILPPPEDILFKFIELVKNSVLQKNFMATLEEIAIGFSSGAVIGIVLGYVLAKVEILEKALSSYILIFQTAPKISLAPLFVLWFGLGILSKVVLIALVTLFPVMINMILGVRSTEKNYYNLMKVLKASRLQVMFKLELMNSMPYLMTGLRVALVLSITAAVIGEMMGSKAGLGFLLILGNEMYDITLLLTVIIVISLLSFFLDIGMKKLQEKLLFWHESATK; the protein is encoded by the coding sequence TTGAAAAAGAACATCAATTCAAAACTAATGAGCTTTTTATTTCTTGTGGCTGTATTGGTTGTGTGGAAAGCAGTGGTCACGATTTTCAATACTCCAACACATATCCTTCCTCCGCCCGAAGATATTCTCTTCAAGTTCATTGAGTTGGTCAAGAACTCCGTCTTGCAAAAGAACTTCATGGCAACGCTCGAAGAGATAGCTATAGGCTTCAGTTCCGGCGCGGTGATTGGAATAGTACTTGGATACGTTCTTGCGAAGGTAGAGATTCTCGAGAAGGCGCTTTCCTCGTACATCCTCATATTCCAGACTGCTCCAAAAATTTCTCTTGCCCCGCTCTTTGTTTTATGGTTCGGGCTTGGAATATTGTCAAAAGTGGTTCTAATTGCTCTTGTTACTCTGTTCCCTGTGATGATAAACATGATCCTCGGTGTAAGATCAACTGAAAAGAACTACTACAACCTGATGAAGGTTTTGAAGGCAAGTCGTCTTCAAGTTATGTTCAAACTTGAACTCATGAATTCGATGCCGTATCTGATGACTGGATTGCGTGTAGCCCTTGTGTTGTCGATTACGGCTGCAGTTATAGGAGAAATGATGGGTTCAAAGGCCGGGCTTGGATTTCTTCTGATTCTCGGGAACGAAATGTACGATATAACTTTACTGTTGACTGTAATCATTGTAATTAGTCTTCTAAGCTTCTTCCTGGATATTGGAATGAAGAAACTGCAGGAAAAACTACTGTTCTGGCATGAATCGGCGACAAAGTGA